Proteins from a genomic interval of Ptychodera flava strain L36383 chromosome 7, AS_Pfla_20210202, whole genome shotgun sequence:
- the LOC139137600 gene encoding beta-1,3-galactosyltransferase 6-like, translating into MNRRHIGTFLKVLPIVGFFVILLYLSQCNMSDNCRPCRETRDKPNGVQNHESHKEPSATSDYNKIKTFLVVMIMTGPHNTDRRTAIRQTWLSSYPEDILPRFVIGVAGLGDGERDVLQAEQMQYDDLLLLEELIDSYKSLTRKLLLMYSWLDQNVDFTFVLKADDDTFARLDILSEELRSMQPDRLCWGFFDGRAKAKKTTKWAEPDWKLCDHYLPYALGGGYVLSSDLVHYVARNMEYLKIYNNEDVSLGAWLASVDVNRIHDTRFDTEYRSRGCNNAYIVTHKQAPELMYEKHKQLVTHDRLCEQEVQVRKSYNYDWNKPPSQCCVREMGIP; encoded by the coding sequence ATGAACAGACGACATATTGGAACTTTCCTGAAAGTGCTTCCGATCGTGGGCTTCTTTGTCATACTTCTCTATCTTTCACAGTGCAATATGTCAGACAACTGTCGTCCCTGTCGTGAGACCAGGGACAAACCTAATGGAGTTCAGAATCATGAATCTCACAAAGAGCCATCAGCAACATCTGACTATAATAAGATCAAAACTTTTTTAGTCGTAATGATTATGACTGGACCGCATAATACTGATCGGCGAACTGCAATACGGCAGACGTGGTTGTCGTCCTACCCAGAAGACATTTTGCCAAGATTTGTTATTGGCGTGGCTGGCTTGGGTGATGGAGAAAGGGATGTGTTGCAAGCAGAACAAATGCAGTACGATGATCTCTTGCTGTTGGAGGAGTTGATTGATTCCTACAAATCCTTGACAAGAAAACTGCTTTTGATGTATTCATGGCTGGATCAGAACGTCGACTTCACATTTGTGCTGAAAGCTGACGATGATACATTTGCAAGGCTGGATATTCTCAGCGAGGAGTTGCGCTCTATGCAACCAGATCGGCTATGCTGGGGTTTCTTTGATGGTCGCGCAAAagcaaagaaaacaacaaagtGGGCCGAACCTGATTGGAAGCTGTGTGATCATTACCTACCGTACGCTCTCGGAGGCGGCTATGTCTTGTCCAGTGATTTGGTTCACTATGTTGCGAGAAATATGGAGTATCTCAAAATCTATAATAACGAAGACGTGTCCCTTGGTGCCTGGCTGGCATCCGTTGATGTCAACAGAATTCACGACACCCGGTTTGATACGGAGTATCGCTCGAGGGGATGCAATAACGCATATATTGTCACACACAAACAGGCACCTGAACTGATGTACGAAAAACACAAGCAGTTGGTGACTCATGATAGATTGTGCGAGCAGGAAGTACAAGTTCGCAAGTCATACAACTATGACTGGAATAAACCGCCTTCTCAGTGCTGTGTGCGAGAGATGGGTATTCCATAA
- the LOC139137602 gene encoding ubiquitin-conjugating enzyme E2 J2-like produces the protein MSKRMNTTATARLKQDYIRIMRDPVPYVTAAPLHSNILEWHYVVRGPEGTPYEGGYYHGKLVFPREFPFKPPSIYMITPNGRFKCNTRLCLSISDFHPDTWNPAWSVSTILTGLLSFMVEKNPTLGSIETSDYTKRQLAAQSAAYNLKNQIFTELFPDIAQEAREKLQRQEEELKRSADSRTNPLAISQSTAQGVVVNNGDNGFVGSTLANIMVIVGFAAFAYTVKYVLKTIANG, from the exons ATGAGTAAGAGGATGAATACCACGGCAACCGCCAGGTTGAAGCAAGATTACATCAGAATCATGAGGGATCCAGTACCATACGTAACGGCGGCACCTCTACACTCAAATATACTTGAATG GCACTACGTGGTGAGAGGTCCTGAAGGAACACCTTATGAAGGAGGTTATTACCACGGCAAACTTGTCTTTCCTCGGGAATTTCCTTTCAAACCACCAAGTATTTACATGATAACTCCCAACGGAAGATTTAAATGCAATACAAG ACTTTGTTTATCTATAAGTGACTTTCATCCTGACACTTGGAACCCAGCATGGTCAGTGTCAACAATATTAACTGGACTTCTAAGTTTTAtggttgaaaaaaatccaaCCCTTGGTAGTATAGAGACGTCAGACTACACAAAGAGGCAGTTGGCAGCACAAAGTGCTGCCTACAacttgaaaaatcaaatttttacagaACTTTTCCCGGATATAGCACAG GAGGCGAGGGAAAAACTTCAACGACAAGAAGAAGAACTGAAAAGGAGTGCAGATTCTAGAACAAATCCTCTGGCGATATCTCAGAGCACTGCTCAGGGCGTGGTTGTGAATAACGGTGATAATGGCTTTGTAGGAAGTACCTTGGCCAACATCATGGTGATCGTTGGCTTTGCGGCATTTGCGTATACAGTCAAATATGTTTTAAAGACAATAGCCAATGGCTAG
- the LOC139137599 gene encoding uncharacterized protein, protein MASHVACFQTEQPRLPPLPQQQVKGHGAVSDYEKHVHLHDFVIPTVQDKDSADIQPQPTQNIPIPMAAFPSAPSNLGDPELCLSPERPERPLRPVDRSPEKPHVHKHRSDELTNGVMMKPLNKLEGIEIDVRPVVKKNIGKRDKSGKRSTKENEERNRINRITMATGEGESHLSKPIYNSTVALGQQLQALKQNRFDAESAVLQVLHTSEATQCALNERVSETVNVPTNEKKYSGLISVDVPVEETVSHVIEEKMSKVKARPEKKPKEPETPGPDIMEFFTPELQEETAHWYSASLPKVVVSPEQAPENHGI, encoded by the exons ATGGCATCACATGTAGCCTGCTTTCAAACTGAGCAACCAAGACTCCCTCCTCTTCCTCAGCAACAAGTCAAAGGTCACGGCGCAGTCTCAGATTATGAAAAGCATGTGCACCTACATGACTTTGTTATTCCAACTGTCCAGGACAAAGACAGTGCCGACATCCAGCCACAACCAACACAGAACATTCCCATTCCAATGGCAGCTTTTCCAAGTGCCCCAAGCAACCTTGGTGATCCAGAGCTCTGCTTGTCTCCTGAACGACCAGAGCGACCACTGAGACCAGTCGACCGTTCTCCTGAAAAACCCCATGTGCATAAACACAGATCAGACGAACTTACAAACGGCGTTATGATGAAACCTCTAAACAAACTGGAGGGGATTGAAATCGATGTGAGACCTGTGGTGAAAAAGAATATTGGAAAGAGAGACAAAAGTGGAAAGAGAAGCACCAAGGAGAATGAAGAGAGGAACCGCATCAACAgaatcaccatggcaacagggGAAGGTGAATCGCATCTCTCAAAGCCCATCTACAATTCAACGGTGGCACTTGGACAACAGTTACAGGCTTTGAAACAGAACAGATTTGATGCTGAGAGTGCTGTGCTTCAAGTCTTGCATACATCAGAAGCAACTCAGTGTGCCCTGAATGAGAGGGTCTCTGAAACCGTCAACGTTCCAACCAATGAGAAGAAATATTCAG GTCTGATCAGTGTTGATGTGCCTGTTGAAGAGACTGTTAGTCATGTGATTGAAGAaaagatgtcaaaggtcaaagcaAGGCCAGAAAAGAAACCTAAG GAGCCAGAAACTCCAGGACCAGATATCATGGAATTCTTCACTCCGGAGCTGCAGGAAGAGACGGCACACTGGTATTCAGCTTCCTTGCCCAAAGTTGTCGTGTCGCCGGAACAGGCACCGGAGAATCATGGCATTTGA